A portion of the Drosophila innubila isolate TH190305 chromosome 3L unlocalized genomic scaffold, UK_Dinn_1.0 0_D_3L, whole genome shotgun sequence genome contains these proteins:
- the LOC117788180 gene encoding brachyurin-like, which translates to MSEFKWQLIFLAFVFFYQNNTEVQSAPIQRIVNGFQAIPKQFPYQVLLNRQTDTEWEPFCGGAIISKRIILTAAHCIEDNLNEIKIYFGAVERSNIKEPGQQHLLVQRNNIVVHPEWERRQKINDIALIKLPADLQFDEYIQPANLPDPNQSYENQTGVVSGWGDTSDQDPPSEQLLYFDTPILSNEDCKPIVHKYHPNIFFPSSWICIEPSKSCTCGGDSGGPLVIWSEVANSTLVGLTSFAMAGECTVNSPDVFTRVSSFLPWIKKYK; encoded by the exons ATGTCAGAATTTAAGTGGCAACTGATTTTCTTGGCATTTGTATTCTTCTATCAAAATAATACGGAAGTACAATCGGCACCAATCCAACGTATTGTCAATGGATTCCAAGCAATTCCCAAACAATTTCCATATCAAGTACTTCTAAATAGACAAACAGATACTGAATGGGAACCATTTTGTGGTGGCGCtataatatcaaaaagaaTTATCCTTACAGCAGCTCATTGTATTGAGGATAACTT gaatgaaatcaaaatttactTTGGAGCCGTGGAAAGATCCAATATTAAAGAACCGGGACAACAACATTTACTAGTTCAACGAAATAATATTGTAGTTCATCCAGAATGGGAGAGGAGACAAAAAATCAATGATATAGCATTGATTAAACTGCCAGCCGATCTGCAATTCGATGAGTATATTCAACCTGCCAATTTGCCTGATCCTAACCAAAGTTATGAGAACCAAACTGGTGTTGTTTCTGGTTGGGGTGATACTTCAG aTCAGGACCCGCCTTCAGAGCAACTTCTGTACTTTGATACACCCATTCTATCAAATGAAGATTGTAAACCTATTGTGCACAAGTATCACCCAAATATATTCTTCCCATCATCTTGGATTTGTATAGAGCCTAGTAAAAGTTGTACATGCGGTGGGGACTCTGGAGGTCCATTGGTCATATGGAGTGAGGTTGCTAACAGCACTTTAGTGGGTCTCACATCATTTGCCATGGCAGGTGAATGTACGGTTAATAGTCCGGATGTTTTTACCAGAGTTTCATCCTTTTTACCGtggataaaaaaatacaaataa
- the LOC117786734 gene encoding ovochymase-1-like, which translates to MTEFKWQLIFLSFLFFNQRNIEAKSTPIQRIINGVQAHPKQFPYQALVYSHVFTGYNLCGGAIISKRNILTAAHCIPSNMIKIEIFLGAVDRFNPQEKGQKRLEVKAENIVVHPEWDSRYMNLNDIALIRLSADLQFNEYIQPARLPDPNRSYANKIAFATGWGRTIGLDTESDSQKLMYFIVTVLSNQECTSLLDKYPRREFFPLSWICLKPSESKTCKGDSGGPLAIRNEDGTSTLLGLDAFGVDNECTVYRPTVFTRVSSHLQWIKQYESVDIKNEMEMGKQLLYVREKNIVVHPEWDPDQNINNIALIKLPADLQFDEYVQPIQLPDPDKSYDYDIGVFSAYGSSNDQLMYSNVTILSNEECKTIELKNNPGGFFPSSWICLKSIGCGKCSGDSGGPLAIRHEDGNSILLGLKSAVSDDSCSSLSIVSFSLSFESNMTQFKFQLIFLALLFYQQNVKAESRPVERIINGFHASPKQFPYQVLLNLQTDTERGPFCGGVIISKRIILTAAHCIIDDLNIIIIYFGAVDRFNIKEPGQQRLIVKRKNCVVHPEWEISQRINDIALIKLPADLQFDEYIQPAKLPDPTELYENASGVVSGWGRTVGSDQQSYSKQLQYYNVTVLSNEECRSIINKYDPGSFFPASWICLKPSESSPCNGDSGGPLVIRNEDGTRTLLGLTSFLLDNECSLNRPSVYTRVSSFLSWIEKYDKNIIMSN; encoded by the exons ATGACTGAATTTAAGTGGCAactaatttttctttcttttctattctttAACCAAAGGAATATTGAAGCAAAATCCACTCCAATCCAACGCATTATTAATGGAGTCCAAGCACACCCCAAGCAATTTCCATATCAAGCGTTAGTTTATAGCCATGTTTTTACAGGTTATAATCTGTGTGGAGGCGCCATAATTTCAAAGAGAAATATTCTTACAGCAGCTCATTGTATACCTAGTAATAT gataaaaattgaaattttcttgGGAGCTGTGGATAGATTCAATCCTCAAGAAAAGGGACAGAAGCGACTGGAAGTTAAAGCGGAAAATATTGTGGTGCATCCAGAGTGGGACTCAAGATATATGAATTTGAATGATATAGCTCTAATCCGACTTTCGGCCGATCTgcaatttaatgaatatattcaaCCTGCTAGGCTGCCTGATCCAAATCGAAGTTATGCgaataaaattgcttttgctacTGGTTGGGGTCGTACTATAG GTCTTGACACGGAATCAGACTCACAGAAgcttatgtattttattgtaacTGTTCTATCAAATCAAGAGTGTACATCTCTTTTGGACAAGTATCCCCGAAGAGAATTCTTCCCATTATCGTGGATTTGCCTGAAGCCCAGTGAAAGTAAAACATGCAAAGGCGACTCTGGTGGACCATTGGCCATAAGAAATGAGGATGGTACCAGCACTTTGTTGGGTCTCGACGCATTTGGCGTGGATAATGAATGTACGGTTTATAGACCCACTGTTTTTACCCGAGTTTCATCCCATTTACAGTGGATAAAACAAtacgaat CTGTGGATATCAagaatgaaatggaaatgggaaaacAGCTTTTATACGTAAGAGAAAAGAATATTGTGGTACATCCAGAGTGGGATCCAgatcaaaatatcaataatataGCTCTGATCAAACTACCAGCCGATCTGCAATTCGATGAGTATGTTCAACCTATCCAGTTGCCTGATCCAGACAAATCTTATGACTACGATATTGGTGTATTTTCTG ctTATGGTTCTTCGAACGATCAACTTATGTACTCTAATGTAACCATTTTATCAAATGAAGAGTGCAAGACTATAGAGCTGAAGAATAATCCTGGAGGATTCTTCCCATCTTCGTGGATTTGTCTGAAGTCCATTGGATGTGGCAAATGCAGTGGGGACTCTGGTGGTCCATTAGCCATAAGGCATGAGGATGGTAACAGCATTTTACTGGGCCTTAAATCAGCTGTCTCGGATGATAGTTGCTCG TCTCTTTCGATTGTCAGTTTTTCCTTAAGCTTCGAGTCCAACATGACTCAATTTAAGTTCCAACTGATCTTTCTGGCTTTGCTATTCTACCAACAGAATGTTAAAGCTGAATCCAGACCAGTTGAACGCATTATCAATGGATTCCATGCAAGTCCTAAGCAATTTCCATATCAAGTACTTCTAAATCTACAAACAGATACTGAACGGGGACCATTTTGCGGTGGCgttataatatcaaaaagaaTTATCCTCACGGCAGCTCATTGCATTATCGATGATTT gaatatcattataatttaCTTTGGAGCCGTGGATAGATTCAATATTAAAGAACCGGGACAACAACGTTTAATAGTAAAACGAAAGAACTGTGTGGTGCATCCAGAGTGGGAGATCAGTCAACGAATCAATGATATAGCTCTGATTAAACTGCCAGCCGATCTGCAATTCGATGAGTATATTCAACCTGCAAAGTTACCTGATCCAACTGAACTTTATGAGAATGCAAGTGGTGTCGTTTCTGGTTGGGGTCGAACTGTAG GTTCTGACCAGCAATCATATTCAAAGCAACTTCAGTATTATAATGTAACCGTCTTATCAAATGAGGAGTGCAGGTCTATTATAAACAAGTACGACCCAGGATCATTCTTTCCAGCATCGTGGATTTGTTTGAAACCCAGCGAAAGTTCTCCATGCAATGGGGACTCTGGTGGTCCATTGGTCATAAGGAATGAGGATGGTACTAGAACTTTACTGGGTCTGACATCATTTCTCTTAGATAATGAATGTTCTCTTAATAGACCTTCTGTATATACCCGAGTTTCATCGTTTTTGTCGTGGATTGAAAAATacgataaaaatataataatgtctaattaa
- the LOC117788182 gene encoding collagenase-like, with translation MTEFKWQLIFLAFLFFNQRNIEARTDCKRNQDHAFPKQFPYQVYIDIFKDYNLKKIPSCAGVIISNRRILTTARCIPKNLDFITIYLGAVDIKNEMEMGKQLLYVREKNIVVHPEWDPDQNINNIALIKLPADLQFDEYVQPIQLPDPDKSYDYDIGVFSAYGSSNDQLMYSNVTILSNEECKTIELKNNPGGFFPSSWICLKSIGCGKCSGDSGGPLAIRHEDGNSILLGLKSAVSDDSCSVNEPRFLTRISSYLQWINEN, from the exons ATGACTGAATTTAAGTGGCAATTAATTTTCCTGGCTTTTCTATTCTTTAACCAAAGGAATATTGAAGCAAGAACGGACTGCAAGAGAAATCAAGACCATGCATTTCCCAAACAGTTTCCATATCAagtatatattgatatattcaAAGATTATAATCTTAAAAAGATACCATCTTGTGCTGGAGTTATAATTTCAAACAGACGTATCCTTACAACAGCTCGATGTATACCCAAAAATTT ggattttattacaatttatttaggAGCTGTGGATATCAagaatgaaatggaaatgggaaaacAGCTTTTATACGTAAGAGAAAAGAATATTGTGGTACATCCAGAGTGGGATCCAgatcaaaatatcaataatataGCTCTGATCAAACTACCAGCCGATCTGCAATTCGATGAGTATGTTCAACCTATCCAGTTGCCTGATCCAGACAAATCTTATGACTACGATATTGGTGTATTTTCTG ctTATGGTTCTTCGAACGATCAACTTATGTACTCTAATGTAACCATTTTATCAAATGAAGAGTGCAAGACTATAGAGCTGAAGAATAATCCTGGAGGATTCTTCCCATCTTCGTGGATTTGTCTGAAGTCCATTGGATGTGGCAAATGCAGTGGGGACTCTGGTGGTCCATTAGCCATAAGGCATGAGGATGGTAACAGCATTTTACTGGGCCTTAAATCAGCTGTCTCGGATGATAGTTGCTCGGTTAATGAACCTCGCTTTTTAACCCGAATTTCATCCTATTTACAGTGGATTAAcgaaaactaa
- the LOC117788183 gene encoding serine proteinase stubble-like — translation MARIKFQLIFLALLFYQRNVKAESRPVERIINGFHASPKQFPYQVLLNRLIDTEWEPLCGGVIISKRIILTAAHCIKDELNVIKIYFGAVDRSNIKEPGQQRLIVKRNNFVVHPEWEFSQLINDIALIKLPADLQFDEYIQPAKLPDPTELYNDVSGVVSGWGIASVQGFIPSQLQYYNVSVLSNEECKSIKLKYEPRTFFPSSWICIKPSERTPCSGDSGGPFVKRNEDGSSTLLGVASFGIDDDCSFNIPTVYTRVSSFLSWIEKYDTKYNYV, via the exons ATGGCTCGAATTAAGTTCCAGCTGATCTTTCTGGCTTTGCTATTCTACCAAAGGAATGTTAAAGCTGAATCCAGACCAGTTGAACGCATTATAAATGGATTCCATGCAAGTCCTAAGCAATTTCCATATCAAGTTCTTCTAAATCGTCTAATAGATACTGAATGGGAACCATTGTGCGGTGGCgttataatatcaaaaagaaTTATTCTCACGGCAGCTCATTGTATTAAGGATGAATT GAATgtcattaaaatatactttggAGCCGTGGATAGATCCAATATTAAAGAACCGGGACAACAACGTTTAATAGTAAAACGAAATAATTTTGTGGTGCATCCAGAGTGGGAGTTCAGTCAACTAATCAATGATATAGCTCTGATTAAACTGCCAGCCGATCTGCAATTCGATGAGTATATTCAACCTGCCAAGTTACCTGATCCAACTGAACTTTATAATGACGTAAGTGGTGTCGTTTCTGGTTGGGGTATAGCTTCAG TTCAGGGTTTTATACCTAGCCAACTTCAGTATTATAATGTCTCTGTTTTATCAAATGAAGAGTGCAAGTCTATAAAGCTTAAGTATGAGCCAAGAACATTCTTTCCATCATCGTGGATTTGTATAAAACCCAGCGAAAGAACTCCATGCAGTGGGGACTCTGGTGGTCCATTCGTCAAAAGGAATGAGGATGGTTCCAGCACTTTACTGGGTGTGGCATCATTTGGCATAGATGACGATTGTTCTTTTAATATACCTACGGTATATACCCGAGTTTCATCGTTTTTGTCGTGGATTGAAAAATAcgatacaaaatataattatgtctaa
- the LOC117788181 gene encoding plasma kallikrein-like codes for MAQFKLQLIFLVFLFYQQNVKAESRPVERIINGFHANPKQFPYQVLLNRQTRTEWEPFCGGVIISKRIILTAAHCIKDNLNVVNIYFGAVARLNIKETGQQRLIVKRKNIVVHPEWDYGQTINDIAVIRLPADLQFDEYIQPAKLPDPTQPYDNESGVVSGWGITSVPGSMSKQLMYFNVTILSNEECKFIVGRYRTRQFFPSSYICLSPSERSPCNGDSGGPLVIRNEDGTSTLLGLTSFGMDGKCTVNRPGIYTRVSSFLQWIGKYE; via the exons ATGGCTCAATTTAAGTTGCAACTGATCTTCCTGGTTTTTCTATTCTACCAACAGAATGTTAAAGCTGAATCCAGACCAGTTGAACGCATTATAAATGGATTCCATGCAAACCCAAAGCAATTTCCATATCAAGTACTTCTAAATAGACAAACACGAACTGAATGGGAACCATTTTGTGGTGGCGTTATAATATCAAAGAGAATAATCCTTACAGCAGCTCATTGTATTAAGGATAACTT GAATGtcgttaatatttattttggagCCGTGGCTAGATTAAATATTAAGGAAACGGGTCAACAACGTTTAATAGTAAAGCGGAAAAATATTGTGGTGCATCCGGAGTGGGATTATGGTCAAACTATCAATGATATAGCTGTGATCAGACTGCCAGCCGATCTACAATTCGATGAGTATATTCAACCTGCAAAGTTACCTGATCCAACTCAACCTTATGATAATGAAAGTGGTGTCGTTTCTGGTTGGGGTATTACTTCAG TTCCGGGCTCAATGTCTAAgcaattaatgtattttaatgtAACCATTCTGTCAAATGAAGAGTGCAAGTTTATTGTTGGAAGGTATAGAACGAGACAATTCTTCCCATCATCGTATATTTGTCTGAGTCCGAGTGAGAGAAGTCCATGCAATGGCGACTCTGGTGGCCCATTGGTCATAAGGAATGAGGATGGTACCAGCACTTTACTGGGACTCACATCATTTGGCATGGATGGAAAATGTACGGTCAATAGACCCGGTATTTATACTCGAGTTTCATCCTTTTTGCAGTGGATAGGTAAATACGAGTAA